The Cucumis melo cultivar AY chromosome 6, USDA_Cmelo_AY_1.0, whole genome shotgun sequence genome includes a region encoding these proteins:
- the LOC107990280 gene encoding caffeic acid 3-O-methyltransferase-like, whose product MASTTEETTITSFDNHDVVEQQHYAYAMELATLSAMPMTLQTAFELGVFEILSKAGNGAELSSTEITANITTTNPEASLMIDRMLRLLASHAIMGCSLASDEDGNVKRLYSLTSVSKYYVRNEDGVSLDPLLTLLQDKVLLHTWSELKNAVIEGGGTTFTRAYGGIHAFEYLGKDSRFNQVFNIAMMNHSTMPIKKILKVYKGFAKIKQLVDVGGGLGITLQLITSMYPYIKGINYDLPHVIRDAPPYPGVEHVGGDMFEKIPNGDAVFMKLILHDWSDEHCITLLKNCYNAIPDDGKVIVVDSILPTLPETTSATKAVAQCDMVEMTLYEGGKERTRDEFKALATKAGFKHVIFQCLVANLWVTEFLKN is encoded by the exons ATGGCTTCCACGACAGAGGAAACAACCATCACTTCCTTCGACAACCACGACGTCGTGGAACAACAGCACTATGCTTACGCTATGGAACTGGCTACCTTATCGGCAATGCCAATGACACTCCAAACAGCCTTTGAACTCGGCGTGTTTGAGATCTTATCTAAGGCTGGAAATGGGGCCGAGCTCTCTTCGACAGAGATAACGGCTAATATAACCACAACAAACCCCGAAGCGTCATTGATGATTGATCGGATGTTGAGGCTTTTGGCAAGCCATGCTATCATGGGATGCTCTTTGGCTTCTGATGAAGATGGGAATGTGAAAAGACTTTATAGCCTTACGTCAGTTTCTAAGTATTATGTTCGTAACGAAGATGGTGTCTCTTTAGATCCACTTCTAACACTACTCCAGGATAAAGTCCTTCTGCATACATG GAGTGAGTTGAAGAATGCAGTTATTGAAGGGGGAGGTACTACTTTCACGAGGGCTTATGGGGGAATTCATGCCTTTGAATACCTTGGCAAGGATTCAAGATTTAACCAAGTTTTTAACATTGCAATGATGAATCATTCCACTATGCCCATCAAGAAAATTCTCAAAGTCTACAAAGGCTTTGCAAAGATCAAGCAACTAGTTGATGTAGGTGGTGGCCTTGGGATCACCCTTCAACTCATCACTTCTATGTACCCTTACATCAAAGGTATCAACTATGACTTACCTCACGTCATTCGCGATGCCCCTCCTTATCCAG GTGTGGAACATGTGGGAGGAGACATGTTTGAGAAAATTCCAAATGGAGATGCTGTTTTTATGAAG TTGATACTACATGATTGGAGTGACGAACATTGCATAACGTTGTTGAAAAATTGCTACAATGCAATTCCTGATGATGGAAAGGTAATCGTAGTGGACTCAATACTTCCAACATTACCGGAGACCACAAGTGCAACAAAAGCTGTTGCCCAATGTGATATGGTTGAGATGACTCTGTATGAAGGAGGCAAAGAAAGAACTAGAGATGAATTCAAGGCCCTTGCAACCAAAGCTGGCTTTAAACATGTCATATTTCAATGTCTTGTGGCTAATCTTTGGGTTACTGAGTTTCTTAAAAATtga